The genomic stretch GACGGCGACCTGGAGGTGTTCGTCGAGAAGCGTTTCGGCGACAACCTGTCGCTGCGCCTGACCGGCTCGAACCTGCTCGACGCGCACAAGGACGAGGCGTTCCACAAATTCGACAACGCACAAGACCAGTTCAACCGCGACTACGACGAGTTCGAGCTGGAAACCGAGTCGTCCGGCCCGGTGTACCAGCTGATCATGCGCTACTCGTTCTGACGGGCGCGATGCAGCCCCTTCCATGCGGAAGGGGCTGCGGCGATCACGGTGCGTAAGGCACACTGGCGGCCCCCGTGCCCAGGGTTCGCCCATGAAAGTCGTCGAAGTCCGCCATCCGCTCGTGCAGCACAAACTCGGCCTGATGCGCGTGGGCGACATCAGCACGAAGGAGTTCCGCGAACTCGCCTCCGAGGTCGCGACGCTGCTCACCTACGAAGCCACGGCGGACCTGGAAACCGAGGAAGCCGTCGTCCAGGGCTGGTCCGGGCCGGTCGCCACGCGTCGCATCAAGGGCGCGAAGGTCACGCTGGTGCCGATCCTGCGCGCCGGCCTCGGCATGCTGCCGGGCGTGCTGGAACTGATCCCGGCCGCGAAGGTCGGCGTGGTCGGCCTGCAGCGCGACGAGCGCACGCTGCAGCCCGTCGGCTACTACGAGAAGCTCACCGGACGCATGGACGAACGCACGGCGCTGATCCTCGACCCGATGCTCGCCACCGGGGGCACGCTGGTCGCGACCGTGGACATGCTCAAGGCCGCCGGCTGCAAGCGCATCAAGGGCCTGTTCCTCGTCGCCGCGCCGGAGGGCCTGCGCGTGCTGGAAGCCAAGCATCCGGATGTCGAGGTCTATACGGCCTCCGTCGATGAGCGCCTCAACGACGTGGGCTACATCCTCCCCGGCCTGGGCGACGCGGGCGACAAGATTTTCGGCACGCGGCACGGGTGAGGTGCGGCGGGGCTGGCGCTGGTTGCCTGGGCCCGCGCTGAGCGTCTTTGCGAACGCCGGCCTCATCGACGCGACGGTCGCGCGCGCCCCTCGCCTTCCGTCATCCCGGCGAAAGCCGGGACCCAGGCCGTGATCGCATCCGTCACGATGAGGTCATCCCCGCGCAGGCCGTGCTCCAACTGCCCGACGTCGCCACGCGTTCCGTCGAGCGTGCAGGCACGCACGCATGGATTCCCGCCTTCGCGGGAATGACGATTCGGGATCGGAAACGGCGGCTCGAATTCGGAATGACCGTTCGAAATCGGTAAAGACGGTGTGAGATCGGCAATGACGGTTGAAATCGGCAATGACGATCCGAATCCGGAACCGCTTACCAGTTGTTCCGCCCGTCCAGCTTCTCGACGCTGATCGTCGACCAGTCCAGATCGTCGATCAGGCGCAGGTTCACGGCGAAGGTGCGCTGCTCGGGGACAGTGCCGGGGGTGAAGCCTTCCTTCGGACTGCCGTCGTTGTTGTACGCGGACGACCAGTCCGGCGAATCGCCCCAAGTGTGGATGCCGCAGCGGCCGCAGAAGCGGTGCTGGTTCATTCCGCGGGCGGAGTACGTGCGCTCGTCATCGTTCGACAGGACGTTGAGTTCACCCGGCCCATAGTGGGCCCAGATGCCGCCGACGCGGGCGCAGAAGGTGCAGTTGCACTCGGTCGCCTTCGTGGGGACGTCGGGAAGCTCGATCTTCGTGGCGCCGCAGTGGCAGGACGCGATCATCGACATGGCACGGCTCCTTTCCTTCGGAGCCGCGATCATGGCACGGGCTGCTGACAGGGGCTGGCAGCAGGGTTGGGCCGTGGCAGCTCCCCGGGTGCGGCCTGCGGCCTTACCCGGGCTACAAAAGCGGGGGACCGTTGTAGCCCGGGCAAGCGCAGCGCACCCGGGGTTCCCGCGCTCCTACTTCGACGACTCGGCCAACGGAGTGAACAACAGGTCCTGGTAGTCGTAACTGAAATCCGCGATCGGCGAGGCGGCCTTCATCGTGATGCGATCGACCTTCCCTTCCGCGCCCAGGCCGAAGGTCACGAACGCCGGCTCGATCGTCGCGTCGTCCCACACGGTGCGGAAGGTGTCGTGGTGCACGTGCTCCAGGCGGCCGGCCATTCCCGGTGTCTGCGTGAAATCGATGCGCAACCCGCCCTTCGCGTTCGTGATGCCGATCGGGCCGTACCACGCATCGCGATACCGCCCGGCGTACCGCGCAAGCGGCAGCGACGGCTTGCCGGCGGTCACCGGCTTGGCTTTGGCGGCGGCGTCCAGCGCCTTCAGGCCGCCGTCGATGCGCAGGTCCATGAACTCGTCGAACGCCGCCACCCAGTCGGTCTTGGGCGCGCCGAGGGCGTGGTCGATGATCTCCAGCGCGACGCCGCGCATCGCCTGCGTGTCTTCGGAATTCATCAGCACGGCGATGCCGAAATCGCGGTCCGGGATCATCGCGACGTACGCCTGCACGCCGAACACCGCGCCGCCATGGTCGAGCATCTTCTCGCCACGGTAATCGCGCACGTTCCAGCCCAGCGCATACGAGGAGAACTTCGGCGCGGCGGTCGCCAGCTTGCCCGGCCACGTCGGCGTCGGCGTGAGCACGGCCGGCGTCCACATCTGCTTGGATTGCGCCTCGCTGAACACCTTCACCGGCTTCCCATCGTCGCCCGTCCACGTGCCCTTGCCGAGCTGCACCTGAAGCCAGTGCGCCATGTCGTTCGCGCTGGACGACAGCCCGCCCGCGGGCGCGCCGTTGTCGCCCAGCGTCTTGCGTTCGTCGAGCACCGCCTGCGGGCCCATGCCGCGCATCACGCCACTGGTGCGCGCGTGCGGCCACGCGCGGTTCGGGTTCGCGAAACGCGCCGCCTGTTCGGTCACCGAATCGGCCATGCCGGCCGGCTTGAGTACGCGTTCGCGCGTGAAGACTTCCCACGTCTGCCCGCTGACTTCCTCGATCAGTTGCCCGGCGACCGCGTACAGCAGGTTGTCGTACGCGTAGCCGCTGCGGAAACTCGTCGCCGGCTTAATGTAACGCAGCGCGCGCACGGTGTCGGCGCGGCTGCGCGAGGACGACGGCACGAACATCAGATCGCCCGCGCCCAGGCCGAGGCCGCTGCGATGCACCAGCAGGTCGCGCACGGTCATCTCGCTGGTCACCCACGGGTCGTACATGCGGAACCACGGCATGTGGTCGATGACCTTGTCGTCCCAGCGCAGCTTGCCGTCGTCCACCAGCACGGCGAGCGCCGCCGCGGTGATCGCCTTTCCGGTGGAACCGGTCGGGAAGATCGTGTCGGCGTCCACGCGCTCGGGCGAACCGAGCCGGCGCACGCCGTAGCCCTTCGCCAGCACGGGCTTGCCGTCCTCGACGATGGCGATGGCCAGCCCCGGGACGCCGTGTTCGCGCATCGCGGCTTCCACGCGCGCGTCCAGGTCGGGCGGCGGCGCGGCGAACGCCGGCAACGTGCACAGCGCGGCGGCGAGCGCCGCCAGTCGAACCGGTGCGAACAGACTCATGGGATGTCTCCGGAAAAGGTTCACGACAGGCACGCGTCGACCAGCGCGTCGAAGGTTTCGCCGCCCCGCACGGGATCGGCGACCGGCAGGCCGAGGCGCTGCGATTCGTGCGCGATCACACGCTGCGCGGCAGCGTCGTCGAGTCGCGCGGTGTTGAGGCTCACGCCGGCGCAGCGGATGTCGGGATTCGTACGCGATCCGAGCCGCAGCGCGAGGTCGATGGTGTCCTGGATCGAAGGCAGCGCGTAGCCGGGATGGCCGAGCACGCGCTCGCGCCCGGGCTCGTGGCACACGACGATCACGTCGGGCTGGCTGCCATGCAGCAGCGCGAGCGAAACACCCGCGTACGCCGGATGGAACAGCGAGCCCTGCCCTTCGATCACGTCCCAATGATCCTGCGCCGCATCGGGCGAGAGCATTTCAGCGGCGCCCGCGGCGAAATCCGCGACCACCGCGTCCATCGGAATACCGCCCCCGGCGATGAGGATGCCGGTCTGGCCGGTCGCGCGGAACGTCGCGTCGACGCCGCGCGAGTGGAACGCGCGCGTCAGCGCGAGCGCGGTGTACTTCTTGCCGAGCGCGCAATCGGTGCCGAGCGTCAGCAGCCGCTTGCCGCTGCGGCGCTTGCCGGTGGCGATGGGAATGTTCGACGGCGGTTCGCGCACGTCGATCAGGCGTCGCCCGAGGCGTTGCGCCGCGTCGCGCAGCACGTCGATCTCGCGAAGGCGCGCATGCATGCCGCTGACGATGTCGAGCCCGGCGTCCATCGCGCGCACCAGCGCCGGCCACCACGTCGGCGGAATGAAACCGCCGGAGTTGGCGACGCCGATCACCAGCGCCTTCGCGCCACGCGCCGCGGCTTCCTCCGGCGTAAGCGGGGCGAGGCCGGTGCTGACGGTCGCACCGTCGATGACGTACTCGCCGACGCATCGCTCGCCGGCCCAGTCGCGCAGGCCGAAGGCGGTTTTCGCGTAGCCGGGCTCGGTCGTGTCGCCGAGGAACAACAGATAGGGTTGCGGTAACGCGACTTCGGACTTCAAGTGATTCACCCCAATGGAAGCGCGCGAGGGCGCGCCGCAACGCGCGGGCGACCGTTGCGGCCGCCCGCGTCCCACAGGCTTCAGAAGCGGTAATCGACTTCCACGCCGAACGTGCGCGGCTGGATCGGCGAGGCCGCCGTGTGGTGCGTCTCGTCCGTCACCTGGTTGATAATGTCGTTCATCGTCGAGTACGCACGCTCGTCGGTGGCGTTCTTCAGGTACGCGCGCACGGTCCAGTTGTCGTTGGAGAACGCGGCGTACAGGTCGACGGCCGTGTAGCTGTCGATGACCAGCGGCTCGGTGATCGTTTCGTCCAGCACCGTCGGCGGGTCGAGCAGGCGCACGACCTGGCGTTCGGTCGTGGCGTTGGTGCGGTCGTCGACCCAGCGCACGCCGCCGCCGAAGTTCGCGCTCCAGTTGCCGCCCAGAGGGACGTACCAGTCGGCCGTGAGCGACCAGGTCAGGTCGGGCACGTACGGCATCCGGTCGTCCTTCAGGCCGGTGTTGACCTCGACCTGCGCCGGGCCGGCGGGCACGACGATCGTCGGGAAATCCTCGTCCAGGCTCGCATCGTTGTACGCGGCGTTGAGGCCGAGCGTCAGGCCGTCGATGGGACGGAACACAGCCGAGGCCTCGATGCCGCGGCTCGTCGCTTCGCCACCGTTGACCAGGCCGCTGACCCCGTTGACCTGCGAGGCGACCTGGATGTCTTCCCAGTCGATCTGGTACGCGGTGAGGTCCAGCACGACGCGGTTGTCGGCGAAGGCGGACTTCATGCCGATCTCGTAGCTGGTGAGCATCGAGGAATCGACCACCGGCGGCAGGCCGGGGGCGAGCACGTTCGGGCCACCGGGCTGGTAGCCGGTCGCGGCCTTCGCGTAGACCATCACGTCCTCGTTGACCTGGAACTGCGGCGTGATGCTCCAGGTGAAAACGTCCTCGCTGGAGGAGTTCACGTTGGTGCCGATCGGCAGCAGGATGCCGTCGGTGACGATCTGCGCGAAGTCCTGCTCGTTGCGCGAGAAGCGCACGCCGGCGCCGAGCTTGAACACGTCGTTGAACTTGTACGAACCGTTGGCGAAGACCGCCGTCTCCTCGTACGTGCTCGGGATCGACAGGTCGCCCAGCGTCGACAGCCCCGGGATCGGCGAGCCGTCGGCCTGCAGGATCGGCACGGTCTGGAAGTTGTCGCCGTCCTCGTCGGAGTAGAACGTGCCGACGAGCCACTCGAACGGCTGCCCGGACTTCGACGTCAGGCGGAACTCCTGCGTGATCTGTTTCAGGTCCAGCGTGTAGTTGAGCGACGCACGGCCCGGCGGCAGCTCCAGCAGCGCGGTGAACGGTCCGTAGGTCAGCGTCTGGTCGGTGGTGATCGAGGTATGCGTGTCCGAATAGCTGGTGGCCGATACGAAGTCCGCGAAGCCCAGGTCCCAGTCGACGGTCAGCGAGTAGTGGTCGAGGTCCTTGATGAAGGGCTCGTCCTCGTAGATGTAGTTGCTCAGGCCGGCGATGGGCTCGTGCGTGACCGGATCGAGCGCGATGGTGCCGTTGTTCTCGCTGTCGATCTTCTGCTGCATGACCGCGAACTGCACGTCGACGACATCGCTTTCCCACGCGAGCGCGGCGCGGGCACTGGTCTGGTCGCCTTCGTTGATGTCGCGGCGCCCGTCGACGAGGTTGTCGACGTAGCCTGCGATGTCGTTGCGCGCGTAGCTCACGCGCAGCGCCAGGCTGTCCTGCACCAGCGGCAGGTTCATGCCGACGCGGTAGTTCGTGCCGATCTCGCCCGCGCCTTCTGTGTCGGACACGCCGCCGCCGATGCGGAACTCGGTCTGCGAGGGGTCCGGCTTGCGCGTCATGTACTTGAGCAGGCCGCCCATCGCGCCGGCGCCGTACAGCGTGCCCTGCGGGCCGCGCAGCACTTCGATGCGCTCGATGTCGTACGGGAACAGGTCCAGCGAGAACAGCGTCGCCTGCTGGTACAGGCTGTTGGAGCCGACCGGCGTTTCGTCGAGGTACGTGCCGATCGTCGACCCGGGCGACAACGCCGCGATGCCGCGCATCGACACCTGCGTCTGGCCGGGCGTACCGCTGGACTGCAGCTGCAGGCCGGGCACGTAACTGGCGTAGTCGGACATCTGCGTGGCGTTGAGATTCTCCAGCTGTTGCCCGCCGAGCACGGTGATGGCGGCGGCGACCTCGCGGATGTTCTCCTCGCGCTTGTTCGCGGTGACCGTCATGTTGTCGAGCGTGGTGATCGACGGCTGAGCGGCGACGTCGTCCGCGGGCGCCCGCGTCGCGCTCTCCTGCGCCATCGCCGGCGCGGCGAACGCGACGGCCAGCGTCACCGCCAGCGATCGCGTGATCGCCTTCGCCA from Lysobacter auxotrophicus encodes the following:
- the upp gene encoding uracil phosphoribosyltransferase translates to MKVVEVRHPLVQHKLGLMRVGDISTKEFRELASEVATLLTYEATADLETEEAVVQGWSGPVATRRIKGAKVTLVPILRAGLGMLPGVLELIPAAKVGVVGLQRDERTLQPVGYYEKLTGRMDERTALILDPMLATGGTLVATVDMLKAAGCKRIKGLFLVAAPEGLRVLEAKHPDVEVYTASVDERLNDVGYILPGLGDAGDKIFGTRHG
- a CDS encoding GFA family protein — translated: MSMIASCHCGATKIELPDVPTKATECNCTFCARVGGIWAHYGPGELNVLSNDDERTYSARGMNQHRFCGRCGIHTWGDSPDWSSAYNNDGSPKEGFTPGTVPEQRTFAVNLRLIDDLDWSTISVEKLDGRNNW
- a CDS encoding serine hydrolase — protein: MSLFAPVRLAALAAALCTLPAFAAPPPDLDARVEAAMREHGVPGLAIAIVEDGKPVLAKGYGVRRLGSPERVDADTIFPTGSTGKAITAAALAVLVDDGKLRWDDKVIDHMPWFRMYDPWVTSEMTVRDLLVHRSGLGLGAGDLMFVPSSSRSRADTVRALRYIKPATSFRSGYAYDNLLYAVAGQLIEEVSGQTWEVFTRERVLKPAGMADSVTEQAARFANPNRAWPHARTSGVMRGMGPQAVLDERKTLGDNGAPAGGLSSSANDMAHWLQVQLGKGTWTGDDGKPVKVFSEAQSKQMWTPAVLTPTPTWPGKLATAAPKFSSYALGWNVRDYRGEKMLDHGGAVFGVQAYVAMIPDRDFGIAVLMNSEDTQAMRGVALEIIDHALGAPKTDWVAAFDEFMDLRIDGGLKALDAAAKAKPVTAGKPSLPLARYAGRYRDAWYGPIGITNAKGGLRIDFTQTPGMAGRLEHVHHDTFRTVWDDATIEPAFVTFGLGAEGKVDRITMKAASPIADFSYDYQDLLFTPLAESSK
- a CDS encoding DUF1611 domain-containing protein, which translates into the protein MKSEVALPQPYLLFLGDTTEPGYAKTAFGLRDWAGERCVGEYVIDGATVSTGLAPLTPEEAAARGAKALVIGVANSGGFIPPTWWPALVRAMDAGLDIVSGMHARLREIDVLRDAAQRLGRRLIDVREPPSNIPIATGKRRSGKRLLTLGTDCALGKKYTALALTRAFHSRGVDATFRATGQTGILIAGGGIPMDAVVADFAAGAAEMLSPDAAQDHWDVIEGQGSLFHPAYAGVSLALLHGSQPDVIVVCHEPGRERVLGHPGYALPSIQDTIDLALRLGSRTNPDIRCAGVSLNTARLDDAAAQRVIAHESQRLGLPVADPVRGGETFDALVDACLS
- a CDS encoding TonB-dependent receptor, translated to MHMHHKRDTAMRRRPLAKAITRSLAVTLAVAFAAPAMAQESATRAPADDVAAQPSITTLDNMTVTANKREENIREVAAAITVLGGQQLENLNATQMSDYASYVPGLQLQSSGTPGQTQVSMRGIAALSPGSTIGTYLDETPVGSNSLYQQATLFSLDLFPYDIERIEVLRGPQGTLYGAGAMGGLLKYMTRKPDPSQTEFRIGGGVSDTEGAGEIGTNYRVGMNLPLVQDSLALRVSYARNDIAGYVDNLVDGRRDINEGDQTSARAALAWESDVVDVQFAVMQQKIDSENNGTIALDPVTHEPIAGLSNYIYEDEPFIKDLDHYSLTVDWDLGFADFVSATSYSDTHTSITTDQTLTYGPFTALLELPPGRASLNYTLDLKQITQEFRLTSKSGQPFEWLVGTFYSDEDGDNFQTVPILQADGSPIPGLSTLGDLSIPSTYEETAVFANGSYKFNDVFKLGAGVRFSRNEQDFAQIVTDGILLPIGTNVNSSSEDVFTWSITPQFQVNEDVMVYAKAATGYQPGGPNVLAPGLPPVVDSSMLTSYEIGMKSAFADNRVVLDLTAYQIDWEDIQVASQVNGVSGLVNGGEATSRGIEASAVFRPIDGLTLGLNAAYNDASLDEDFPTIVVPAGPAQVEVNTGLKDDRMPYVPDLTWSLTADWYVPLGGNWSANFGGGVRWVDDRTNATTERQVVRLLDPPTVLDETITEPLVIDSYTAVDLYAAFSNDNWTVRAYLKNATDERAYSTMNDIINQVTDETHHTAASPIQPRTFGVEVDYRF